A region of SAR324 cluster bacterium DNA encodes the following proteins:
- a CDS encoding Bax inhibitor-1/YccA family protein has protein sequence MFNSQQTAMYQIQSVAQASVGERIDFLKKVYSLLAASLGTATIGAFLGTGPMLPVVAPNMFLFFILEIALIFFASYAQNKPGLNIVALFSFTTVSGLTLGPVLYRYSGTTVVVEALALTAVTFAGLSVYVITSKKDFSFMSGFLFTGLMIVLVGSLLNMFFFHSPVMHFVTSGVCVFLFSGYILYDTSNIIRNYGTDQYIMAVLALYLDILNLFMALLSILGLSRND, from the coding sequence ATGTTTAATTCCCAACAAACAGCAATGTATCAGATACAATCGGTTGCCCAGGCATCGGTTGGTGAACGTATTGACTTTCTCAAGAAAGTTTACAGTTTACTGGCGGCGTCTCTTGGAACAGCGACCATCGGAGCTTTTTTAGGCACAGGTCCCATGTTGCCTGTTGTTGCTCCCAACATGTTCCTGTTTTTTATTCTGGAAATCGCGTTGATTTTCTTTGCGTCCTACGCCCAGAACAAACCGGGATTGAATATTGTGGCACTTTTCAGCTTCACAACTGTTTCCGGATTAACTCTGGGCCCGGTTCTTTATCGCTATAGTGGGACCACCGTCGTGGTTGAGGCGCTGGCCTTGACGGCTGTCACATTTGCGGGCTTGTCCGTGTATGTCATTACTTCCAAAAAAGATTTCAGTTTTATGTCCGGTTTTCTGTTCACCGGATTGATGATTGTGCTCGTTGGCAGTTTGCTGAACATGTTCTTTTTCCACAGTCCTGTAATGCATTTCGTGACATCAGGTGTCTGTGTGTTTCTGTTCAGTGGATATATCCTCTATGATACATCCAACATCATCCGAAATTATGGCACCGACCAGTATATCATGGCGGTTCTGGCCCTGTATCTCGATATCCTGAACCTGTTTATGGCGTTATTGAGTATCCTGGGATTGAGTCGAAATGACTAA
- a CDS encoding argininosuccinate synthase codes for MANEKLVLAYSGGLDTSVLVHWLTARGYDVIALCLDLGQKVENLDEIRQKGLKAGATKVIIQNVQEEFVKDYVFPAIQWNALYEGTYLLGTSLARPLIAKKQIETAIAEKASCVGHGATGKGNDQVRFELTYYALKPDIKVVAPWKMPEFFQVYPGRKELIEYAQQHGIPVKATKSKPWSSDENMMHISFESGMLEDPWQEPLEEMFELTTSPQQAPDQTEELTIDFEKGLPVSVNGKTLSPASLLEELNRIGGKHGIGRVDMVESRFVGMKSRGVYETPGGTILHIAHRAVESLTMDRDVINLRDSLMPRFAKLVYNGFWFTPEMEVLDAMIHKTQEYVTGTARLKLYKGNCMVTGRKSPYSLYDENIATMEADQGTYDPRDANGFIKLNALPLKIHHRIRNR; via the coding sequence ATGGCAAACGAAAAACTGGTGCTGGCATACTCCGGTGGTCTGGACACCTCTGTGCTGGTTCATTGGCTTACCGCCCGCGGATATGATGTCATTGCGCTGTGTCTGGATCTGGGGCAAAAAGTTGAAAATCTGGATGAAATCCGTCAAAAAGGCCTCAAGGCCGGAGCAACCAAGGTGATCATTCAAAATGTTCAGGAAGAATTCGTCAAGGACTATGTATTTCCCGCCATTCAGTGGAATGCCTTGTATGAAGGAACCTACCTGCTCGGCACCTCACTGGCTCGCCCGTTGATCGCCAAAAAGCAGATTGAAACCGCTATTGCCGAAAAGGCCTCATGCGTTGGCCATGGTGCCACCGGCAAAGGCAATGATCAGGTCCGGTTTGAACTCACTTATTATGCGTTGAAACCTGACATCAAAGTGGTAGCACCCTGGAAAATGCCCGAATTTTTTCAGGTATATCCCGGGCGTAAGGAATTGATTGAGTATGCCCAGCAACATGGCATTCCTGTCAAAGCCACCAAATCCAAACCATGGAGTTCTGATGAAAACATGATGCATATCAGTTTTGAATCAGGAATGCTGGAAGATCCATGGCAGGAACCTCTGGAAGAAATGTTTGAACTCACCACGTCGCCCCAGCAGGCTCCGGACCAGACTGAGGAACTTACCATTGACTTTGAGAAGGGACTCCCTGTTTCCGTCAACGGCAAAACATTGTCCCCAGCCAGCCTTCTTGAGGAACTGAACCGGATTGGTGGAAAACATGGCATCGGCAGGGTCGATATGGTCGAATCACGGTTTGTCGGCATGAAATCGCGCGGGGTTTACGAAACACCGGGTGGAACCATCCTGCATATCGCTCATCGAGCCGTGGAATCCCTCACCATGGACCGAGATGTGATCAATCTTCGAGATTCCCTGATGCCTCGTTTTGCCAAACTGGTTTATAATGGATTCTGGTTCACTCCTGAAATGGAAGTTCTGGATGCCATGATTCATAAAACCCAGGAATATGTCACCGGCACTGCCAGACTGAAATTGTATAAAGGCAATTGCATGGTCACCGGGCGTAAATCGCCTTACAGTCTGTATGATGAAAACATTGCTACCATGGAAGCCGATCAGGGCACTTATGATCCAAGAGACGCCAATGGATTCATCAAGCTGAATGCCCTGCCCCTTAAAATTCACCACCGCATCCGAAACCGGTAA
- a CDS encoding cold shock domain-containing protein: MLKIIAGSNIALWAVLTGLGLFYIENLLTLIVSLTTVTLLCGTITAVLLWKIRQTSDAQRYQGTVKWFNPTKGFGFIERDQGEDLFVHQTEIMQEGFRSLNKSDRVEFEIGMGEKGPVAKNVARITPVGQNVATSTIQSVSQAL; the protein is encoded by the coding sequence ATGCTTAAAATTATTGCAGGATCCAATATCGCACTCTGGGCTGTATTGACAGGACTGGGACTGTTTTATATTGAAAATCTGTTGACACTCATTGTCAGCTTAACAACGGTTACCCTGCTTTGCGGAACGATCACTGCGGTACTCCTCTGGAAAATCAGACAAACATCCGATGCTCAACGTTATCAGGGAACTGTGAAATGGTTCAATCCTACCAAAGGTTTCGGGTTCATTGAACGAGATCAGGGCGAAGATTTATTTGTCCACCAGACAGAAATCATGCAGGAAGGTTTTCGTTCCCTGAATAAAAGCGACCGGGTCGAGTTTGAAATTGGTATGGGTGAAAAAGGCCCCGTCGCAAAAAATGTAGCAAGAATCACCCCTGTCGGACAAAATGTAGCAACTTCCACTATTCAATCTGTTTCACAGGCACTTTAA
- the trxB gene encoding thioredoxin-disulfide reductase: protein MSQNHHKVLILGSGPAGLTAAIYAARSNLSPAVVSGQEPGGQLTTTTEVENFPGFPQGIKGPELMDLFKAQAERFNTAFYHGAVLETDLSKRPFTLKMDEQTLTCDALIVATGASARWLGIESEQTYKNRGVSACATCDGFFFRGQHVAVVGGGDTALEEALYLANLCGSVNLIHRRDQLRGSKIMQQRVLKSDKIKVHWNSVVEEVIGDDMKGMTSLKIKNIQNGEITEHPFTGLFVAIGHTPNTAVFKGQLALNENGYIQVKPGTTWTSVEGVFACGDVQDHVYRQAISAAGTGCMAAIDAERWLAEQEV, encoded by the coding sequence ATGAGTCAGAATCATCATAAGGTACTTATTTTAGGCTCCGGCCCTGCCGGTCTCACGGCTGCGATTTATGCGGCAAGATCCAACCTGTCACCTGCTGTTGTTTCCGGACAGGAACCCGGCGGACAATTAACCACCACCACAGAAGTTGAGAACTTTCCAGGCTTCCCTCAGGGAATCAAAGGACCGGAATTAATGGATCTGTTCAAAGCCCAGGCTGAAAGGTTCAATACTGCCTTTTATCATGGTGCCGTCCTGGAAACAGATCTGTCCAAACGTCCCTTCACACTCAAAATGGATGAACAAACCCTGACTTGCGACGCACTGATTGTAGCCACCGGCGCTTCAGCCCGTTGGCTGGGAATTGAATCAGAACAGACGTATAAAAACAGAGGTGTTTCCGCATGCGCCACCTGTGACGGATTCTTTTTTCGCGGACAGCATGTCGCGGTTGTCGGTGGCGGAGATACAGCGCTTGAAGAAGCACTTTATCTGGCCAATCTGTGCGGCTCTGTAAATTTGATCCATCGCCGTGATCAATTGAGGGGGAGTAAAATCATGCAGCAACGAGTTCTCAAAAGTGACAAAATCAAGGTCCACTGGAATTCCGTGGTTGAAGAGGTCATTGGCGATGACATGAAGGGCATGACGAGTTTGAAAATAAAAAACATACAGAATGGTGAAATCACGGAACATCCGTTCACGGGTCTGTTTGTCGCGATTGGGCATACGCCTAACACTGCTGTATTCAAGGGCCAGCTTGCCTTGAATGAAAATGGCTATATCCAGGTCAAGCCGGGTACAACATGGACTTCTGTTGAAGGTGTTTTTGCGTGCGGTGATGTTCAGGATCATGTTTACCGCCAGGCAATCTCTGCCGCAGGGACAGGGTGCATGGCCGCGATTGACGCTGAGCGCTGGCTGGCTGAACAAGAAGTCTGA
- a CDS encoding MFS transporter encodes MPQKKSDDRPVTKKEILGWAMYDFANSSYTTVVITVIYSSFFIKYIVPPETSAKDSYWSLAIIIPTLITIFLAPFVGVLCDYSGRKKIYLGISTLLCSFSTMALMLVPPGAVWWGILFLTLSNVGFMISENFCASFLTDLSNTNNMAMISGVGWGIGYMGGLASLLLVMAVITVTPEQNLALYIQQNQWAMGVMGIFFLIASLPTFILVKERSSAAPGFEKRDLKKLFNSGWHKIKLSWSLVQQNQTLFAFLLAFTVYMAGVDAVIKFVGIYARIELEFSTADLTTMFLILQFSAMGGALGFGMLERWLGPKWTVVGTLFLWMAGVLGIFFLKPLSASLNIQPKQLFFFISLIAGMGIGATQSSSRAVVGLLTPPDQVSLMFGFWGMFGKLATILGMFFGFTSDLLDSRRMALLLVLLFFVVGAAMLIRIPIDQSIAEKRAHA; translated from the coding sequence ATGCCACAAAAAAAATCTGATGACCGCCCCGTCACCAAAAAAGAAATCCTTGGCTGGGCCATGTATGACTTTGCCAATTCCAGTTATACCACTGTGGTCATCACAGTGATCTACTCCTCGTTTTTTATCAAATACATTGTGCCGCCCGAAACATCGGCGAAAGATTCCTACTGGTCTCTGGCCATCATTATTCCAACCCTCATCACAATCTTCCTGGCTCCATTTGTCGGCGTACTTTGTGATTACAGCGGCAGAAAAAAAATATATCTGGGGATTTCCACGCTACTTTGTTCTTTTTCAACCATGGCCTTGATGCTTGTCCCTCCGGGGGCGGTCTGGTGGGGAATTCTATTTTTGACACTGAGCAACGTCGGTTTCATGATCAGCGAGAATTTTTGTGCGAGCTTTCTCACAGATTTGTCGAACACAAACAATATGGCCATGATTTCCGGTGTGGGATGGGGAATCGGCTACATGGGTGGGCTGGCCAGTCTGTTACTCGTAATGGCGGTCATCACGGTCACACCAGAGCAGAATCTTGCATTATACATTCAGCAAAACCAGTGGGCCATGGGGGTCATGGGGATTTTTTTCCTGATAGCGTCCCTACCGACCTTTATCCTGGTTAAGGAACGTTCCAGTGCGGCTCCAGGCTTTGAAAAACGTGACCTTAAAAAATTATTCAATTCCGGATGGCATAAAATCAAATTATCCTGGAGCCTGGTTCAGCAGAATCAGACCCTGTTTGCCTTTCTTCTGGCATTCACCGTCTACATGGCCGGTGTGGATGCTGTCATCAAATTTGTGGGAATTTATGCCCGGATTGAGCTGGAATTTTCCACTGCGGATTTAACCACCATGTTTTTGATTCTTCAATTCAGCGCAATGGGGGGTGCCTTGGGGTTTGGCATGCTGGAACGATGGCTGGGGCCGAAATGGACAGTGGTTGGAACCTTGTTTCTGTGGATGGCTGGTGTTCTGGGTATATTCTTTCTGAAGCCGCTGTCAGCATCATTGAATATTCAGCCCAAACAACTTTTTTTCTTCATCTCACTGATTGCCGGGATGGGAATCGGGGCCACTCAAAGTTCCAGCAGAGCGGTGGTCGGCTTGCTCACACCACCCGATCAAGTATCGCTCATGTTTGGATTTTGGGGAATGTTTGGCAAACTGGCCACCATTCTGGGAATGTTTTTTGGATTCACCTCAGACCTGCTGGATTCCCGCAGAATGGCACTTTTACTGGTTCTGCTGTTTTTTGTAGTGGGGGCCGCCATGCTCATTCGGATTCCCATTGATCAGAGCATTGCGGAAAAACGCGCTCATGCCTAA
- a CDS encoding Hsp20 family protein, whose protein sequence is MSSDDSRELKLFQLLERKKNLDARLARYHMQTPEDAPDIEVDSVAVFDMYMIDSFLYLDLEIPGVHEDDIEIILNHPELLITGHFPDAVAVENCVYLQQKRKRGKFSYKFIIPNHLAIHEHESQMAHGIFHLKMRLSEKSQQKQLPSLEQ, encoded by the coding sequence ATGTCATCAGACGATTCCAGAGAGCTAAAACTCTTTCAACTGTTGGAACGGAAAAAAAATCTGGATGCCAGACTGGCACGCTATCACATGCAAACGCCGGAGGACGCACCTGACATTGAAGTGGATTCTGTTGCCGTCTTTGATATGTATATGATTGATTCATTTCTTTATCTGGATCTTGAAATCCCCGGAGTTCATGAAGACGATATCGAAATCATCCTGAATCATCCTGAACTGTTGATCACCGGACATTTTCCTGACGCTGTTGCCGTGGAAAACTGTGTTTACCTTCAGCAAAAAAGAAAACGGGGAAAATTCAGCTATAAGTTCATTATTCCCAATCACTTGGCTATCCATGAACATGAATCTCAAATGGCTCATGGTATTTTTCACCTGAAAATGCGATTGTCCGAAAAATCACAGCAGAAACAATTGCCATCGCTTGAACAATAA
- a CDS encoding ribonuclease H-like domain-containing protein: protein MKRILYFDLESKYSADEVGGWNNIMDMGMSVGIVWDSLDSQFHVYLDNQVQDLIDHFKKVELIVGFNHIGFDYRVVAGARHANQQERNQLYAELMALPNLDMLTEISKILGHRLKLDAIARPTLGTGKSADGLQALQWYKEGKLDKIIEYCKIDVEVTRDVYQYALKHQELLYDSRSGVKSVKVEWNKETPKKEVQQMSLF, encoded by the coding sequence ATGAAACGTATTCTATATTTTGATCTGGAAAGTAAGTATTCCGCGGATGAAGTCGGCGGATGGAACAACATCATGGACATGGGCATGTCTGTTGGCATCGTCTGGGATTCTCTGGATTCACAGTTTCATGTGTATCTTGATAACCAGGTCCAGGATCTCATTGATCATTTCAAAAAAGTGGAACTGATTGTAGGCTTCAACCATATTGGTTTTGATTACAGAGTTGTCGCAGGAGCCCGTCACGCCAACCAACAGGAACGAAATCAACTCTATGCGGAACTGATGGCACTTCCCAATCTGGATATGCTCACAGAAATCAGTAAAATTCTGGGGCACCGTCTCAAACTGGATGCCATTGCCCGACCAACCCTTGGTACTGGAAAATCCGCTGACGGACTACAGGCCCTTCAGTGGTATAAAGAAGGGAAACTCGATAAAATCATTGAATATTGCAAAATTGATGTGGAGGTCACACGCGATGTTTATCAGTATGCTCTCAAACATCAGGAATTGCTGTATGACTCTCGCAGTGGTGTCAAATCTGTAAAAGTTGAATGGAACAAGGAAACCCCGAAAAAAGAAGTTCAGCAAATGTCCCTGTTCTGA
- a CDS encoding J domain-containing protein, which yields MQLTDYYKLLQITHDVSADEIRKAFRREAKKYHPDLYQGHDQNEMRRRQKHFVLLTQAYEVLSDPRSRKEYDSKWQVVYGQKTKTTQQKTYTNTSHSWDKSGGTSFRKTGPAQFTPEEEESLEDILEDVEELLKKFGLTLKDPLDLLVNWAKHFFQMFVDAWNDDGSPRENASSSTKRETTGHSMFQDIEEELQRMKQTYQGQQNNRSQGFQNSEIERELNELKRKHKK from the coding sequence ATGCAACTGACAGATTATTATAAACTTCTGCAAATTACACACGATGTATCAGCAGATGAAATTCGTAAAGCATTTCGACGTGAAGCAAAAAAATATCATCCTGATTTGTATCAGGGGCATGATCAGAATGAGATGCGACGACGGCAAAAGCATTTTGTTCTGCTCACACAGGCGTATGAAGTCCTGAGTGATCCCCGATCCAGAAAGGAATATGATTCCAAATGGCAGGTGGTTTACGGTCAGAAAACAAAAACAACACAACAAAAAACATATACAAATACAAGTCATTCTTGGGACAAATCAGGTGGAACCTCATTCCGGAAAACGGGACCGGCTCAATTCACTCCAGAGGAAGAGGAGTCGCTGGAAGATATTCTGGAGGATGTTGAAGAGCTTCTCAAAAAATTTGGTTTGACCTTGAAAGATCCGCTTGACCTCCTGGTCAACTGGGCAAAACATTTTTTTCAGATGTTTGTCGATGCATGGAATGACGATGGCTCTCCCAGGGAGAACGCGTCCTCCTCCACAAAACGGGAAACAACCGGCCATTCGATGTTTCAGGACATTGAAGAAGAACTTCAACGCATGAAACAGACTTATCAGGGGCAACAGAACAACCGTTCTCAGGGATTTCAGAACAGCGAAATTGAGCGGGAATTGAACGAACTGAAACGAAAGCATAAAAAGTGA